The Amycolatopsis jiangsuensis nucleotide sequence GCGCGGCGAGCCCGGGCAGCACGAGCAGGAAACGCGCGGTCTTCACAGGACCTCCAGCTTTTCGACCCACTTCGTCTGCAGCACGCCCGGACGGCTGGGTGCGATCACGCGGCACGGATAGCCGTGGTCGATGTTCAGCGTTTCCCCGTTCAGCTCCAGTGCCAGCAAGGTGAGCGAATCGGACGTGTGCTCGCCGGGTAGCAGGCTCGTGGCGTACAGACCGGCCTTTTCGAGCGACGAAACCCGCACCTCGGCACCCGGTTCGCTGCCCACCGCGCGTAACAGGTCGGGGAACGAGACCCCCCGCCACGTCGCGATCTGGCTCCAGCCCTCGACACACGCGATCGGCAGCTCCGCCGTGGTTTGCGGTAACGCACGCAAATCGGCGAGCGTGAGCTGCTTCGTGCCGGCCGGGGTGGCCACCTCGAGACGCCAGTTCGGATCGCGTGCGGTCATGGTCACCTGGGCTGCCACGGCCGTGCGGTTCACCGGGAGCTTCTGCGTGCCCTTGTCCGACCGCCAAGACAGTCCGGAGACGTTCCGCAGCGCTGGAACGGCCACCCCGGCGGTGGCCACCACCGCGACCCCGGTCGTGATCCACGTGGTGCGCAGGAAGCCCCTTCGTGAGAGACCCGGCGTCTTCTCCGGCTCGGCCGCCTCCGGCTCCCTGCTCAACGCGCGCCGCACGACCGGCAGCTTCACCGCGACGTGCACGAACACCGACCCGATCGCCACCCACGCCACCGCGTAGTGCACCTCGGGGAAGTAGAAGTTCCACGGGTAGTTCTGCGCGACGTTCAGCAGTCCCGTGCTCAGCTCGAAGAAAGCCGAACCGGAAAGCACCAGGATGGACAGCCGTTCCACCGCGTGCGGCAGCGAGCGCACGAGCGGACGCTCGAACAGCTTCGGGTACACGCTCCAGAGCTTGGCCAGCAGCAGCGGAATGGCCGCGACCCCGGAGATCACGTGCGCGCCCTGGTTGACCCGGTAGAGCCAGGCCGGCCGGCTGGGCCAGAAGAACCATTCGGGCGGGTGCTGGATGAGGTGGCTCAGCAAACCGGTGACGAAGCAGATCAGGAACGCGATGCCGAGCAGGCTGCCGACCCGCGCCGTCGCACGCTCGCCGTGTGCACCGCCCTTGAACTGCTCCTCCTTCGGGATCGGCAACTTCTCGATGCGCTCGTCCACGCGCTCTTTCGCCTGCTGCACCCGGCTTTTCGCCTGTGTCGCGCCGGTTCTTGCCTGTGCGGCCCGCGCACCGAAGCGTGTCTGCGCTTCGGTCACCCAGGCATCGAGCCCGCGCCACGCGCCGACCAGCCTGCCCGACGGGCGCGGCTCCGCATCATCCGTGCGCGAGGGCTCTTCCTCGCCCATCAGGGGTTTCTCCTTCACGCCCGCTCCAGCTTCGCGAACCAGCGGTGGCCATGGCTGGTGGTCCAGTCGACGCGGAAACCGGTCCGCGCGGCGACTTCGGCGATCGCGTCGACGCCGACCCAGGCCCAGGTGAACCACCGGCCGCCGGCCGAGGCCGGGCGCAGGCGCACGTGGTCGCGGTGCAGTCCCTTGCCCGGCGATTCGAGCTCCACGAGCACGTCGCCATCGCCCGAGAGCAGCTCACCCACCCGGCGCAGCAGCGCGTCCGGGTCGCCGCCGATGCCGATGTTGCCGTCGGCCAGCAGCACGTGGTTCCACCGCCCCTCCCCGGGAATGCGGCCGAAAACGTTGCGCTGCAAGGCACTCGCCCCGCGCTGCCGGGTCAGCCGCACGGCGACGGGCGAACTGTCCACGCCGAGCGCCACGACGCCACGACGGGCCAACGCGGCGGTCAACCGGCCCGGACCGCAGCCGATGTCGAGCGTCGGACCCTCGCACGCGTCGAGCAACACAGCGTCTGCCGGTCCGCCGTCGTCGGTCCACCGGTCCACCGGCAGTTCCGCGCGTCCACCGTTCGCGAGTTCCAGCCAACATCGCTGACCGAGCAGTCCTCGGTCGAACTCCCTTCCCTCGGCAAGTTTCACGCGGTCACCTCCACCGCATCGACGGCGGCCGCGAACCTGCTGCCCGGCCGGAGCGCGGCGACCCGCCGGGCGTCCGCGATGGTGTCCACATCGGACAGTACGGGTAGTTCGCCCACGCGCAGGCCGCTGGCGGCCAGCGCTTCGCGAGTCCGGTCCCCGGTGTCCTCCTGCGACATCGGTACCTGGGCGAGCACGTCGGCATGCCGGGGGTCGGCGAGCCCCAGGCCCCACCAGCCGCCGTCCTCCGCCCCGCCCAGCACCGCGGAGTGGGCGCCTTCCAGCACCGGCCGGATGGCGTCGGTGAGTAACGCTGGGGTGACCTGCGGTGTGTCCATGCCGATCTGCAGCACGGGCAATCCGGCGTGCACCGCCGTGATGTCGGCATGCGCGTTGGCAAGCCGGGTACCGAAGTCCCAGCCACGCTGGGCGATCACGGTGGTGCGCCGCAACGCCTGCCCGATCTCGGCCGAGCGCGCCGCGGCGGCCAGGTCACCGGTCATCGCGACCACCGGCAGCGCCCCGGCGGTCGCGGTCACCGCGTCGAGCGTGTCCAGTAGTGCGGCGGCGGCGATCTCCCCGGCCTGTCCGGCAGTGGCCGGCGGGCACAACCGGGTCTTGGCGAAACCCGGTACCGGTGCCTTCGCGATCACCAGCAGGCAGAACTTCCGCGTCATCGGGTCAGCACCCGCCCGAAGTCGCGCACTGCCCGCAGGGTCCCGCGCACCGAGCCGGACACCTTCGACTTGGTGCCCTTCGCCCGTTCCCGGTAGCTGATGTCGAGTTCACTGACCTGCCATCCCGCTCGCTGTGCCTTGACCAGCAGCTCCAACGGGTACCCGAAGGCGCGATCGGCTACGCCGAGCTTCAGCAGGTCCTCGCGGCGCACCGCGCGCAGCGGCGCGATGTCCCGCACTGGCAGCCCCCGTGTCCGCATGAGCAGCGACAGCACGGCGTTACCCAGGCGTGCGTGCCACGGCCACACCGCGCGCCGCACCGGAACCCGCCTGCCGACCGCGAGGTCGGCGCCCGCGTGCAGCGCCGCCACGAGCTTCGGCAGGTCTGCCAGGTCGAGTGACCCGTCCGCGTCGGCGAAGCACACCACGTCGGCGGTCGCGGCCTCGAGTCCGGTGTGCACCGCGGCGCCGTAACCGCGGCGCGGTTCGTCCACCACCTTCGCCCCGAGGCCGGCCGCGACCGTGGGGGATCCGTCACGGGACCCGTTGTCCACCACGATCGCGCGGTACCCGGGCGGCAGTGCGGCCAGCACTCCGGGCAGGGCAGCCGCCTCGTCGAGGCAGGGCAGCACGACGTCTACTGCGAGTTCGTTCACCCGGGGTACCCTAAGTCCGTAAAGGACGGTCCAGAACCCTTGCCGTGCTTACCAAATCCTGACGGGTGAAGGAATCTTACCGAGTTCTCACGGATTCCGCTCCAGTCCGGCGGGAAGCCGCCCGTGCCGTTATCGTTGCCCACGATGAGCGAGTCGACAACGGCTGACCGGCTCGCCGAGCCGGTGCCGCCTGTTCCCCGCCGCACCGGCGTGCGCGGCGACCTCGTGACGGTCGGGATCGCCTTGCTGGTCGTCCTCGCCGCCGCGGGCGTCGGCTGGTACTACAACCGGCCGGATTCCGGCGTGGTGATCTACGCCTTCGCGCCGCCGCTGTTCGGGAACTGGGTGCCCCACGTCGGCCCCGGCTCGGTGTTCGCGGTGCTGGTCGCCGCCGCGGTCGTCCTGTACGGCCCGGCACTCGCCGCCCGGCTGACCTGGCGGCGAGCACTGGTGGCCGGGTACGCCGCCTCGCTCGCGTGGATCTTCTCGCTCGCCATGGTCGACGGGTGGAGCCACGGCTTCGCCGGCCGTCTCGTCACCGATCAGGAGTACTTGCACGAGGTTCCGCACGTCCCCGACATCCCGCGGTTCGTCCAGGGGTTCTCCGCCCGCATCCTCGACTTCCAGCCCGACTCCTTCACCACCCACGTCTCCGGTCACCCGCCGGGCGCGACGCTGGTGTTCGTCTGGCTCGACCGCATCGGCCTGCACGGCGGGGCCTGGGCATCCACCTTCGTCGTACTCGTGGCCGCGCTCGTCGCGGTCGCGGTACCGGCGACCCTCTCGTTGCTCGACCGGCCGGAAGCCGCCAGGGCCGCCCTGCCGTTCGCGGTGCTCACCCCGGGAGCGGTGTGGCTCGGCGTGTCCGGCGACGGCCTCTTCGCCGGCGTGACGGCCACCGGTGTCGCACTCCTCGCCTTGTCCGCGGCCGGGTTCCGCGAACGTCGCCGCTACGCGCTGCCCGTCGCGCTGGCCTCCGGTCTGCTGTTGGGCTTCGGGATTTTCCTTTCCTACGGACTGGTGCTGCTGGGCGTGGTCGCGCTCGCCGTCGCGATCCTCGGCCGGCAGTGGCGGTCCGCCGCACTCGCCATTTTCGGGGCCCTGGTCGTGGTCGGGGTGTTCGCGGCCGCCGGGTTCTGGTGGGTGGACGGCTATCACCTGGTGGTCGAGCGTTACTACCAAGGCGTCGCGCTGGTCCGGCCGTACTCGTACTGGGTGTGGGCCGACCTGGCCGCCGTTGCGATCGCCTGCGGCCCCGCGGTGGTCGCCGCGGCCCGTCGCGGCGTGACCGCGGCCTTCCTTCCGGCCACTCGCCGTGGTCTGCTGCGGGATCCGGTTCTGCTGATCACCCTGGCGGCCGTGCTGACGATCGTGTTCGCCGATTCCTCCGGGCTGTCGAAAGCTGAGGTAGAACGGATCTGGTTGTCGTTCGGCGCATGGCTGATCCCGGCCACCGCGCTGCTGCCCACGGGCCACCGCCGCTGGTGGCTGGCCGGGCAGGCGGTGGTCGCACTGGCGATCAACCACCTGCTGCAGACGCTCTGGTGAGGTGAGCTATGGAGGACCAGGCCGGCCGCGTGCTCGTGGTCGACGACGACGAGACGGTGCGCGATGTCGTCCGCCGCTATCTCGAGGCCGCCGGTTTCGCGGTGGATCTGGCCGGGGACGGCTCCGCCGCGCTGTCCCGGTTCGCCGCGCGCACCCCGGACCTCGTGGTGCTCGACGTGATGATGCCCGGGATGGGCGGGCTCGAGGTGTGCCGGCGGCTGCGTCAGGTCAGTCAGGTGCCGATCGTGATGCTCACCGCGCTCGGTGAGGAGGAGAACCGCATCGCCGGGCTGCAGCTGGGCGCGGACGACTACGTGACCAAGCCGTTCAGCCCGAAGGAGCTGTCGCTGCGGGTCGCTTCGGTGCTGCGCCGGGCACGGATGCCGTTGCCGGACCCGCCCGCGGCGGAACTCGTGGACGGCGATCTGCGGCTGCAGATGACCGCCCGCCAGGCCACCCTCGACGGCGAGGTGCTGCCGTTGACCACGCGTGAGTTCGACCTGCTGGCCTTCCTGCTGTCCCATCCCGGGGTGGCGTTCAGCCGGGCCGACCTGCTGGAGAAGGTGTGGGGCTGGGACTTCGGCGACCAGTCCACCGTCACTGTCCACGTGCGACGGCTGCGCGAGAAGATCGAACGTGACCCGGCCAAGCCGGCCCGCGTCGCGACGGTATGGGGCGTCGGCTACCGCTACGACGGGGTGGCGGGATGATCGGCACCGGCGAAACGACGTGGGAGATGGTCCTCCACGTCCTGCACATCCTGCCGTTCGCGATGCTGTTCGCCCTTCCGGTGGCGGCGCTCGGCGGGCTCACGCTCTACCTGGTCCGGCACCGGTCACTGGCCACCACCATGACCACCCTGGTGCTGACCCCGGTCGCCGCGCTGCTCGTCGGGATCCTCGGCATCAGCGGGTTCATGTTCACCGAGGCGCTCACCACCGAACTGCTGGTGTGCCTGCTGGTGGCGCTGGTGACGGTGCCCGCGGCCATCGTGTTCGGCCGTGGGGTCGCACGGCGCAGTGTGTGGGAACGCGAGGCGCGCGACCGGGAACGCGCCGCCGAATCGTCGCGGCGGGAACTGGTCGCGTGGATCAGCCACGACCTGCGCAGCCCGCTGGCCGGCATCCAGGCGATGGCCGAGGCGCTGGCCGACGGTGTGGTCTGCGAACGGTCCGAGGTCGCCGACTACGCCCAGCGCATCAGCGGGGAGACCACCCGGCTGTCCGGCATGGTCGGCGATCTCTTCGAACTCTCCCGGATCACCGCGGGAACGCTGGAGCTGACCATGTCCGCGGTGCCGTTGCGCGACGTGGTGAGCGACGCGGTCGCCGCGCAGTCCCCGGTGGCCCAGCGCAAACAAGTCCAGGTGCTGGAGAACGCGTCGGCGTGGCCGGTGGTGTCCGGCAGCGATCCGGAGCTGGCGCGGATCGTGCGGAACCTGGTGTCCAACGCCATCCGGCACACCCCACCGGACGGGACGGTCGCGGTCCAGCTGGGCATCGACGGTGACCAGGCGCTGCTCGCCGTCGACGATTCGTGCGGCGGCATTCCGGACGACGAGATCAGCCGGGTCTTCGACGTCGCCTTCCGGGGTACGCAGGCCCGCACCCCCGACCGCACGGGCACCACCAGCGGCGGCGGGCTCGGCCTGGCGATCGCGAAGGGCCTCGTGGAGGCCCACCGCGGGCACATCGGAGTGCAGAACCACGGACCCGGTTGCCGTTTCGAGGTCCGCTTGCCACTGGCGGTGTCCTGACCGGCGGGTCCACTGTGGACCGTCCGGTACGGCGACCGAGTCCGGTGCGGTGGCTCAGGCCGCCGGGAGCGCGGAAACCGGTTCCACGGTGTGGTGTGTGGTGATCCGGAAGAATGGCTCGTCCGGGAAATGCCCCGCGGCGGCGATCGTGTCGGTGCCGGCGAGGTCGTCCAGCCACCGCCGGCGCGTGTGCGCGGCCTGGTCCGCGTCACGGTCGGCGAGGAAGCCGATTCCGGGATCGGCCAGCTGGGCCGGGAGCTGGAACACGCCGCCGAGCAGCACGGCACGGTGCTCCTGATCCACGACTTCCAGCACGTACTGGCCCGGGGTGTGGCCGGGCGCGGGCCGCGCCGTGACTCCGGGAGCGATCTCCTCGATCCCGTTGAGGCCACGCAGCCGCCCCTCCCGGCGAATGGCCTCCAAAGCCACTCTGGCCCATTCGTGGCGGCCGGCCGGTGTGATCAGCGCTTCCCACCCGGATTCGCCGTGCAGTACCTCGGCGTTCGGGAAGAACGGCTTGCCGTGGGGCGCGACCCAGCCGACGTGCCTGGCGTGCAGATCACTGAGCAGCAGCGTGTCGACGTCGCCGGGAGCGCAGCCGGCCGCCTCGAGTGCGGCGGGCAGCCCACCGGTGTCCTCGGCGTGCGGCAGGTCCTGCGGTGAGCCCAGCGGCCGCGGACCGAACCCGGCGTCAACGAGGATTGTCCGGCCGTGGCCACGGATCAGGAACGCACCGGTGGCCACGGAAACGGAGCCGTCCGCAGCGATCACTCCCGGCGAATTTCCCGGCTCCAGGCCGGGGAAGAACGAGGCCGGAAAACGCAACCGGCCGTCCGTCAGCGCCTGGACCTCGATGTCCCCTACCTGAATGGAACGCATGACCACCACCAAGATCCGGCGCCGCCGAATAATTCCGGGAAGTGATCTTCACCTCATCAGGCGACTGACGTGCGCAGCTCCGCGGTCGCGAACGAGGCGATGCCCTCCTCGAACGACGTTTCGGCGGTGAATCCCAGCAGGTCACGGGCGCGCGCCGGGTCGGCGACGACGTGCCGCACGTCGGCCGGTCGCGCACCGCCGACGATCCGCGGCTCCGGACCGCCGCAGGCGCGCGCCAGTTCGCGTGCCAGATCACCGACGCTGTGCGGCTGTCCGGAGCAGACGTTCAGCGGCGTGAGATCCGCGGCCGGCCCCTCGGTGCGGAGCGCGAGCACGTTCGCCCGGGCCACGTCGTCGACGTGCACGAAATCGCGTTGCTGCTGCCCGTCCTCCAGCACGGTCGGTGCTTCACCGCGCTCCAGCGCCGAACGGAACAACGACGCCACTCCGGCGTAGGGCGTGTTCTGCGGCATCCGCGGGCCGTAGACGTTGTGGTACCGCATCGCCCAGACGGTCCCGCCGGTCTGCCTCGCCCAGGCCCCAGCGAGGTGCTCCTGCGCCAGTTTCGTTGCCGCATAGGTGCTTCGGGGCAGAAGGGGAGCGTCCTCGGGTACCAGCTGCCAGCTCAGCCCGTTGCCGCACCGCCGGCAGGTCGGCTCGAACCGTCCCGCGTCCACATCGGACTGACGGCGTGGAGCAGGTGGCACGATCCCGTGCTCGGCACAGGAGTACCGGCCCTCCCCGTAGACGACCATCGAGGAGGCGAGCACCAGCTTGCGCACCTTCGCCGCGTGCATCCCCGCGAGCAGCACCGCGGTCCCGTAGTCGTTGTTCAACGCGTAGGAGGGCGCGTCGGACGGATCGATCCCGTGCCCGACTACTGCGGCCTGGTGGCAGACCGCGTCGACGCCGTCCAGCAATTCCGCGACGAGTTCGGCGTCGGTGACGTCGCCGCGCAGGAACCGGTGCCGGCGCGTGTACTCGGGAGCGACGGCCGAGCCGTGCGCGGTGGGCAGCAGGTTGTCCAGGACGACGACCTCGTCTCCGTCGTCGGCCAGCCGATCGGCGATCCGGGACCCGATGAACCCGGCCCCGCCGGTGATGAGCACTCGCACCCGCCCGACGGTAGGTGGCCCCGCGCGCTCGCGCCTGCCCGGCGCGGGGCACGTCACCGAATCGTCAGAATCGCCGGGCCCGCGGCGGCGGAGCGGGCCCGGAACCGGATACGGTGTCGGCATGGAACGGAGCGCACAGCGGCTGGGCCGGGCACTCGTGGTGATCGTCGACGACCGGGTCGCGCACGGTGAGCACGAGGACACAGCCGGGCCCCTCGTCACCGAGCTGCTCGAAGAGACCGGGTTCATCGTCGACGGCGTCGTGGTGGTCGAGGCCGAGACGGCGGGTATCCGCAACGCGCTCAACACCGCGGTGATCGGCGGCGCCGATCTGGTCATCACCGTCGGCGGCACCGGCGTCTCCCCACGGGACCGCACGCCCGACGCCACCGCCGGTGTGCTCGACCGGCCGATCGCGGGCATCGGCGAGGCACTGCGCGCGTCCGGGCTCGCGGCGGGAGCGGTGGACGCGGGGATCTCCCGCGGGCTGGCCGGCGTTTCCGGGAGCACCCTGGTGGTCAACCTGGCCGGTTCCCGCGCCGCGGTGCGCGACGGCATGGCCACGCTGTCGTCGCTCGTACCGCACGTGATCGACGAGCTGTCCGGGCTCGAGGAGGTCTGAGCCGCCGGCCCGG carries:
- a CDS encoding molybdopterin-dependent oxidoreductase yields the protein MKEKPLMGEEEPSRTDDAEPRPSGRLVGAWRGLDAWVTEAQTRFGARAAQARTGATQAKSRVQQAKERVDERIEKLPIPKEEQFKGGAHGERATARVGSLLGIAFLICFVTGLLSHLIQHPPEWFFWPSRPAWLYRVNQGAHVISGVAAIPLLLAKLWSVYPKLFERPLVRSLPHAVERLSILVLSGSAFFELSTGLLNVAQNYPWNFYFPEVHYAVAWVAIGSVFVHVAVKLPVVRRALSREPEAAEPEKTPGLSRRGFLRTTWITTGVAVVATAGVAVPALRNVSGLSWRSDKGTQKLPVNRTAVAAQVTMTARDPNWRLEVATPAGTKQLTLADLRALPQTTAELPIACVEGWSQIATWRGVSFPDLLRAVGSEPGAEVRVSSLEKAGLYATSLLPGEHTSDSLTLLALELNGETLNIDHGYPCRVIAPSRPGVLQTKWVEKLEVL
- a CDS encoding methyltransferase domain-containing protein, producing MKLAEGREFDRGLLGQRCWLELANGGRAELPVDRWTDDGGPADAVLLDACEGPTLDIGCGPGRLTAALARRGVVALGVDSSPVAVRLTRQRGASALQRNVFGRIPGEGRWNHVLLADGNIGIGGDPDALLRRVGELLSGDGDVLVELESPGKGLHRDHVRLRPASAGGRWFTWAWVGVDAIAEVAARTGFRVDWTTSHGHRWFAKLERA
- a CDS encoding TIGR04282 family arsenosugar biosynthesis glycosyltransferase; the protein is MTRKFCLLVIAKAPVPGFAKTRLCPPATAGQAGEIAAAALLDTLDAVTATAGALPVVAMTGDLAAAARSAEIGQALRRTTVIAQRGWDFGTRLANAHADITAVHAGLPVLQIGMDTPQVTPALLTDAIRPVLEGAHSAVLGGAEDGGWWGLGLADPRHADVLAQVPMSQEDTGDRTREALAASGLRVGELPVLSDVDTIADARRVAALRPGSRFAAAVDAVEVTA
- a CDS encoding glycosyltransferase family 2 protein, whose amino-acid sequence is MNELAVDVVLPCLDEAAALPGVLAALPPGYRAIVVDNGSRDGSPTVAAGLGAKVVDEPRRGYGAAVHTGLEAATADVVCFADADGSLDLADLPKLVAALHAGADLAVGRRVPVRRAVWPWHARLGNAVLSLLMRTRGLPVRDIAPLRAVRREDLLKLGVADRAFGYPLELLVKAQRAGWQVSELDISYRERAKGTKSKVSGSVRGTLRAVRDFGRVLTR
- a CDS encoding response regulator transcription factor; its protein translation is MEDQAGRVLVVDDDETVRDVVRRYLEAAGFAVDLAGDGSAALSRFAARTPDLVVLDVMMPGMGGLEVCRRLRQVSQVPIVMLTALGEEENRIAGLQLGADDYVTKPFSPKELSLRVASVLRRARMPLPDPPAAELVDGDLRLQMTARQATLDGEVLPLTTREFDLLAFLLSHPGVAFSRADLLEKVWGWDFGDQSTVTVHVRRLREKIERDPAKPARVATVWGVGYRYDGVAG
- a CDS encoding sensor histidine kinase — encoded protein: MIGTGETTWEMVLHVLHILPFAMLFALPVAALGGLTLYLVRHRSLATTMTTLVLTPVAALLVGILGISGFMFTEALTTELLVCLLVALVTVPAAIVFGRGVARRSVWEREARDRERAAESSRRELVAWISHDLRSPLAGIQAMAEALADGVVCERSEVADYAQRISGETTRLSGMVGDLFELSRITAGTLELTMSAVPLRDVVSDAVAAQSPVAQRKQVQVLENASAWPVVSGSDPELARIVRNLVSNAIRHTPPDGTVAVQLGIDGDQALLAVDDSCGGIPDDEISRVFDVAFRGTQARTPDRTGTTSGGGLGLAIAKGLVEAHRGHIGVQNHGPGCRFEVRLPLAVS
- a CDS encoding MBL fold metallo-hydrolase gives rise to the protein MRSIQVGDIEVQALTDGRLRFPASFFPGLEPGNSPGVIAADGSVSVATGAFLIRGHGRTILVDAGFGPRPLGSPQDLPHAEDTGGLPAALEAAGCAPGDVDTLLLSDLHARHVGWVAPHGKPFFPNAEVLHGESGWEALITPAGRHEWARVALEAIRREGRLRGLNGIEEIAPGVTARPAPGHTPGQYVLEVVDQEHRAVLLGGVFQLPAQLADPGIGFLADRDADQAAHTRRRWLDDLAGTDTIAAAGHFPDEPFFRITTHHTVEPVSALPAA
- a CDS encoding NAD-dependent epimerase/dehydratase family protein; its protein translation is MRVLITGGAGFIGSRIADRLADDGDEVVVLDNLLPTAHGSAVAPEYTRRHRFLRGDVTDAELVAELLDGVDAVCHQAAVVGHGIDPSDAPSYALNNDYGTAVLLAGMHAAKVRKLVLASSMVVYGEGRYSCAEHGIVPPAPRRQSDVDAGRFEPTCRRCGNGLSWQLVPEDAPLLPRSTYAATKLAQEHLAGAWARQTGGTVWAMRYHNVYGPRMPQNTPYAGVASLFRSALERGEAPTVLEDGQQQRDFVHVDDVARANVLALRTEGPAADLTPLNVCSGQPHSVGDLARELARACGGPEPRIVGGARPADVRHVVADPARARDLLGFTAETSFEEGIASFATAELRTSVA
- a CDS encoding MogA/MoaB family molybdenum cofactor biosynthesis protein, with amino-acid sequence MERSAQRLGRALVVIVDDRVAHGEHEDTAGPLVTELLEETGFIVDGVVVVEAETAGIRNALNTAVIGGADLVITVGGTGVSPRDRTPDATAGVLDRPIAGIGEALRASGLAAGAVDAGISRGLAGVSGSTLVVNLAGSRAAVRDGMATLSSLVPHVIDELSGLEEV